One segment of Streptomyces roseifaciens DNA contains the following:
- a CDS encoding class I SAM-dependent methyltransferase yields MIEEHEPEAVRRTTGGAESSRASRGWWDRNADEYQTEHGAFLGDDRFVWGPEGLDEAEAALLGPASGLKGLDVLEIGAGAAQCSRWLAAQGARPVALDLSHRQLQHALRIGGDVPLVEADACALPFADGSFDLACSAYGAVPFVADPVQVMREVRRVLRPGGRWVFSVTHPIRWAFPDEPGPEGLSVAASYFDRTPYVEQDDQGRAVYVEHHRTLGDRVQDVVTAGFRLTGLVEPEWPAWNQQEWGGWSPLRGNLIPGTAIFVCERD; encoded by the coding sequence ATGATCGAAGAGCACGAGCCGGAAGCGGTCCGGCGGACCACGGGCGGCGCCGAGAGCAGCCGGGCGAGCCGCGGCTGGTGGGACCGCAACGCCGACGAGTACCAGACCGAGCACGGCGCCTTCCTCGGCGACGACCGCTTCGTCTGGGGCCCCGAGGGGCTGGACGAGGCCGAGGCCGCCCTGCTGGGCCCGGCGAGCGGCCTCAAGGGGCTCGACGTGCTGGAGATCGGCGCCGGCGCGGCCCAGTGCTCGCGCTGGCTCGCCGCGCAGGGCGCCCGCCCGGTGGCCCTGGACCTCTCCCACCGCCAGCTCCAGCACGCCCTGCGCATCGGCGGTGACGTTCCGCTGGTCGAGGCCGACGCGTGCGCCCTGCCCTTCGCCGACGGCTCCTTCGACCTGGCGTGCTCGGCCTACGGGGCCGTCCCCTTCGTCGCGGACCCGGTGCAGGTGATGCGCGAGGTCCGGCGCGTGCTGCGGCCCGGCGGCCGCTGGGTCTTCTCCGTCACCCACCCCATCCGCTGGGCGTTCCCCGACGAGCCGGGCCCCGAGGGCCTCTCCGTCGCGGCCTCCTACTTCGACCGCACCCCTTACGTGGAGCAGGACGACCAGGGCCGCGCCGTCTACGTGGAGCACCACCGCACGCTCGGCGACCGCGTGCAGGACGTCGTCACCGCCGGCTTCCGGCTGACCGGCCTCGTCGAGCCCGAGTGGCCCGCCTGGAACCAGCAGGAGTGGGGCGGCTGGTCCCCGCTGCGCGGGAACCTCATCCCCGGCACGGCGATCTTCGTCTGCGAGCGGGACTAG
- the rpsA gene encoding 30S ribosomal protein S1: MTSSTETTATTPQVAVNDIGNEEAFLAAIDETIKYFNDGDIVDGVIVKVDRDEVLLDIGYKTEGVIPSRELSIKHDVDPNEVVKVGDEIEALVLQKEDKEGRLILSKKRAQYERAWGTIEKIKEEDGIVTGTVIEVVKGGLILDIGLRGFLPASLVEMRRVRDLQPYVGKELEAKIIELDKNRNNVVLSRRAWLEQTQSEVRQTFLTTLQKGQVRSGVVSSIVNFGAFVDLGGVDGLVHVSELSWKHIDHPSEVVEVGQEVTVEVLDVDMDRERVSLSLKATQEDPWQQFARTHQIGQVVPGKVTKLVPFGAFVRVDEGIEGLVHISELAERHVEIPEQVVQVNDEIFVKVIDIDLERRRISLSLKQANESFGADPSVVEFDPTLYGMAASYDDQGNYIYPEGFDPEANDWLPGYEKQREEWERQYAEAQQRFEQHQAQVIKSREADAEAAAEGAQAAPQAGGAQVSGGSYSSESADNSGALASDEALAALREKLAGGQS, translated from the coding sequence ATGACGAGCAGCACCGAGACCACCGCCACCACCCCGCAGGTTGCGGTCAACGACATCGGTAACGAGGAAGCCTTCCTCGCCGCGATCGACGAGACGATCAAGTACTTCAACGACGGCGACATCGTCGACGGCGTCATCGTGAAGGTCGACCGGGACGAGGTCCTGCTCGACATCGGTTACAAGACCGAGGGTGTGATCCCCTCCCGCGAGCTCTCGATCAAGCACGACGTCGACCCGAACGAGGTCGTCAAGGTCGGCGACGAGATCGAGGCCCTGGTTCTCCAGAAGGAGGACAAGGAAGGCCGCCTGATCCTCTCGAAGAAGCGCGCCCAGTACGAGCGCGCCTGGGGCACCATCGAGAAGATCAAGGAAGAGGACGGGATCGTCACCGGTACCGTCATCGAGGTCGTCAAGGGTGGTCTCATCCTCGACATCGGCCTCCGTGGCTTCCTCCCGGCCTCCCTGGTCGAGATGCGCCGCGTCCGCGACCTCCAGCCCTACGTGGGCAAGGAGCTCGAGGCCAAGATCATCGAGCTGGACAAGAACCGCAACAACGTGGTCCTGTCCCGCCGTGCCTGGCTGGAGCAGACCCAGAGCGAGGTCCGCCAGACCTTCCTCACCACCCTCCAGAAGGGTCAGGTGCGCTCCGGCGTCGTCTCCTCCATCGTCAACTTCGGTGCCTTCGTGGACCTGGGCGGCGTCGACGGTCTCGTCCACGTCTCCGAGCTGTCCTGGAAGCACATCGACCACCCGTCCGAGGTTGTCGAGGTCGGCCAGGAAGTCACCGTCGAGGTCCTCGACGTCGACATGGACCGCGAGCGCGTCTCCCTGTCGCTCAAGGCCACCCAGGAAGACCCGTGGCAGCAGTTCGCCCGGACCCACCAGATCGGTCAGGTCGTCCCGGGTAAGGTCACCAAGCTCGTTCCCTTCGGTGCGTTCGTGCGCGTCGACGAGGGCATCGAGGGCCTGGTCCACATCTCCGAGCTGGCCGAGCGCCACGTGGAGATCCCGGAGCAGGTCGTCCAGGTCAACGACGAGATCTTCGTCAAGGTCATCGACATCGACCTCGAGCGCCGTCGCATCAGCCTCTCGCTGAAGCAGGCCAACGAGTCCTTCGGTGCCGACCCGTCCGTGGTCGAGTTCGACCCGACCCTGTACGGCATGGCCGCGTCCTACGACGACCAGGGCAACTACATCTACCCCGAGGGCTTCGACCCCGAGGCCAACGACTGGCTGCCGGGTTACGAGAAGCAGCGCGAGGAGTGGGAGCGCCAGTACGCCGAGGCGCAGCAGCGCTTCGAGCAGCACCAGGCGCAGGTCATCAAGTCCCGCGAGGCGGACGCCGAGGCTGCGGCCGAGGGCGCCCAGGCTGCCCCGCAGGCCGGTGGCGCCCAGGTCTCCGGCGGCTCGTACTCCTCGGAGTCGGCCGACAACTCCGGCGCCCTGGCGTCGGACGAGGCGCTCGCCGCCCTCCGCGAGAAGCTCGCCGGCGGCCAGAGCTGA
- a CDS encoding PAC2 family protein, translating to MLDPQGLYEWEPKGLAVADLALAQDTAGLVMLYHFDGYIDAGETGEQIVSRLLDTLPHQVVARFDHDRLIDYRARRPLLTFQRNRWSAYETPAIELRIVQDATGAPFLLLSGPEPDVEWERFAAAVRQLVERLGVRLSVNFHGIPMGVPHTRPVGMTPHGNRTDLMPGHRSFFDEAQVPGSAEALVEYRLAEAGHDVLGVAAHVPHYIARSAYPDAALTALEAVTAATGLVLPNAAHALRSEALRTQEEIERQIAEGDEELVSLVRGLEHQYDAVSGAETRGNLVAEPVELPSADELGAEFERFLADREGDSGH from the coding sequence GTGTTGGATCCGCAGGGTTTGTACGAATGGGAGCCCAAGGGGCTCGCCGTGGCCGACCTGGCCTTGGCCCAGGACACGGCCGGCCTGGTCATGCTCTATCACTTCGACGGCTACATCGACGCGGGGGAGACCGGCGAGCAGATCGTCTCGCGACTCCTGGACACCCTGCCCCACCAGGTCGTGGCCCGCTTCGACCACGACCGGCTCATCGACTACCGCGCCCGCCGCCCGCTGCTGACCTTCCAGCGGAACCGCTGGAGCGCCTACGAGACCCCGGCGATCGAGCTGCGCATCGTGCAGGACGCGACGGGCGCCCCCTTCCTGCTGCTGTCCGGCCCCGAGCCGGACGTCGAGTGGGAGCGGTTCGCCGCCGCCGTGCGGCAGCTGGTCGAGCGCCTCGGCGTGCGGCTGTCCGTCAACTTCCACGGCATCCCCATGGGCGTGCCGCACACCCGCCCCGTGGGCATGACCCCGCACGGCAACCGCACCGACCTGATGCCCGGTCACCGCAGCTTCTTCGACGAGGCGCAGGTGCCGGGGAGCGCCGAGGCCCTCGTCGAGTACCGCCTCGCGGAGGCCGGTCACGACGTGCTCGGCGTCGCCGCCCACGTCCCGCACTACATCGCCCGCTCCGCCTACCCGGACGCGGCCCTCACCGCCCTCGAAGCGGTCACGGCCGCCACGGGCCTGGTGCTGCCCAACGCCGCCCACGCCCTGCGGTCCGAGGCGCTGCGCACCCAGGAGGAGATCGAGCGTCAGATCGCCGAGGGGGACGAGGAGCTCGTCTCCCTGGTGCGCGGCCTCGAGCACCAGTACGACGCCGTGTCCGGTGCCGAGACCCGCGGCAACCTGGTCGCCGAGCCGGTCGAGCTGCCCTCCGCCGACGAACTGGGCGCCGAATTCGAGCGCTTCCTCGCCGACAGGGAGGGCGACAGCGGTCACTGA
- the coaE gene encoding dephospho-CoA kinase, whose amino-acid sequence MLRVGLTGGIGAGKSEVSRLLASYGAVIVDSDRIAREVVEPGTPGLAAVVAEFGEAVLTPEGALDRPRLGAVVFADPDRLAALNAIVHPLVRARSAELEAAAAPDAVVVHDVPLLAENGLAPLYDLVLVVDAGTGTRLDRLVRLRGMTPDEARARMAAQATREDRLAVADFVIDNDGPIEALRRQVEKVWDELRERSARR is encoded by the coding sequence ATGCTGAGAGTGGGCCTCACGGGCGGAATCGGTGCCGGCAAGAGCGAGGTGTCGCGGCTGCTGGCTTCGTACGGAGCGGTGATCGTCGATTCCGACAGGATCGCCCGCGAAGTGGTCGAGCCGGGAACGCCCGGACTGGCCGCGGTCGTCGCCGAGTTCGGCGAGGCGGTCCTCACGCCCGAGGGCGCGCTCGACCGCCCCCGGCTGGGCGCCGTCGTCTTCGCCGACCCGGACCGGCTGGCCGCCCTCAACGCCATCGTGCACCCCCTCGTCCGGGCCCGCTCCGCCGAACTGGAGGCGGCCGCCGCCCCGGACGCGGTCGTCGTCCACGACGTCCCCCTCCTCGCCGAGAACGGCCTGGCCCCCCTCTACGACCTGGTCCTCGTGGTCGACGCAGGTACCGGAACCCGCCTGGACCGCCTGGTCCGCCTCCGCGGCATGACCCCGGACGAGGCCCGCGCCCGCATGGCGGCCCAGGCCACCCGCGAGGACCGGCTCGCGGTGGCCGACTTCGTCATCGACAACGACGGCCCGATCGAGGCGCTCCGGCGCCAGGTCGAGAAGGTCTGGGACGAGCTGCGCGAGCGCAGCGCCCGGCGTTAG
- a CDS encoding WXG100 family type VII secretion target → MVLRVDPGQLEAFARQVGRGAEDMRAVLAYVRRHTALPPGAGGLFEEACRRHGSLRSDVLSAVQRVAELLQSSSEELATAASYYRRTDRGAAAQFDAAARGRGGER, encoded by the coding sequence ATGGTCCTGAGGGTCGACCCCGGACAGCTCGAGGCGTTCGCGCGGCAGGTCGGCAGGGGCGCCGAGGACATGCGGGCGGTCCTGGCGTACGTCCGGCGGCACACTGCCCTGCCTCCGGGAGCGGGCGGGCTGTTCGAGGAGGCGTGCCGGCGGCACGGCTCCCTGCGCAGCGACGTCCTGAGCGCCGTGCAGCGCGTGGCCGAACTCCTGCAGAGCTCCTCGGAGGAACTCGCCACGGCGGCTTCCTATTACCGCCGTACCGACCGTGGTGCCGCCGCCCAGTTCGATGCGGCGGCCCGGGGACGGGGCGGGGAACGGTGA
- a CDS encoding WXG100 family type VII secretion target has protein sequence MTHFADVTDPAAYLVPPGEPEDFLDPMKPLNEVAEFLSASGWLFKLAELYLPKDPVKWAKESFAGDWKAYARCVSAWQETGRACDGVARNLRSGSARIDATWDGNAAEAAAHYFSDLAGNLADFRTALDAMGVEYLGIAQSVSSAGEAVGDCLGAIVDALITLALAAAVEAASGGTAAVAAAALGTEELLTILREWERMVRFVAAAQAAMHAGHGTLVRLGTEALAGLNALPLPGASYDHPAV, from the coding sequence GTGACGCACTTCGCCGATGTGACGGATCCGGCGGCGTACCTCGTCCCGCCCGGGGAACCGGAGGACTTCCTCGATCCGATGAAGCCGCTCAACGAAGTGGCGGAATTCCTCAGCGCGTCCGGCTGGCTGTTCAAACTGGCGGAGCTGTACCTGCCGAAGGATCCCGTGAAGTGGGCCAAGGAGAGCTTCGCCGGTGACTGGAAGGCCTATGCCAGGTGTGTCTCGGCATGGCAGGAGACGGGGCGGGCCTGCGACGGCGTCGCGCGCAACCTCCGGTCCGGGAGCGCGCGCATCGACGCGACCTGGGACGGCAACGCCGCCGAGGCGGCCGCGCACTACTTCTCCGATCTCGCCGGAAATCTCGCGGACTTCCGCACCGCCCTCGACGCGATGGGCGTGGAATACCTCGGCATCGCCCAGTCGGTCTCCTCTGCCGGGGAAGCCGTCGGCGACTGCCTCGGGGCGATCGTGGACGCGCTGATCACCCTGGCTCTCGCGGCTGCGGTCGAAGCGGCCAGCGGCGGAACCGCCGCAGTCGCGGCCGCCGCGCTGGGCACCGAGGAACTGCTGACCATCCTGAGGGAGTGGGAGCGCATGGTCCGGTTCGTCGCCGCGGCCCAGGCGGCGATGCACGCCGGCCACGGCACGCTGGTCCGTCTCGGCACCGAGGCCCTGGCCGGGCTCAACGCCTTGCCGCTGCCCGGCGCGAGCTACGACCACCCCGCGGTCTGA
- a CDS encoding HMG-box domain-containing protein has translation MTEQHVGFEEFVTPGRSADRARALHGVLQRLAAGSAGGALQEMAREVLTGRIGLRDAVRVGTYAEALGEGTRALCAAWRALPEEERARYADEARRTLGAPRGDGTVPPYLC, from the coding sequence GTGACCGAACAGCACGTGGGATTCGAGGAGTTCGTGACGCCGGGGCGCAGCGCCGACCGGGCGCGGGCCCTCCACGGGGTGCTGCAGCGGCTCGCCGCCGGAAGCGCCGGGGGCGCGCTCCAGGAGATGGCCCGCGAGGTCCTCACGGGCCGCATCGGCCTGAGGGACGCCGTGCGGGTCGGGACGTACGCCGAGGCCCTGGGCGAGGGGACGCGGGCCCTGTGCGCGGCATGGCGGGCCCTGCCGGAAGAGGAACGCGCGCGGTACGCGGACGAGGCCCGGCGCACGCTCGGCGCGCCCAGGGGCGACGGGACCGTGCCCCCGTACCTGTGCTGA
- a CDS encoding DUF6343 family protein yields MRTGNEPATARSPLRLRCGLAAWGLAWAVAGTVLFAITGHPGWAVACGVLTAVTAVDLSLVIRHIRQGPHYQPGRDVPPYRPVSERRDPGEGRRGP; encoded by the coding sequence ATGCGCACCGGCAACGAACCCGCCACGGCCCGCAGCCCCCTGCGGCTGCGCTGCGGGCTGGCCGCCTGGGGCCTGGCCTGGGCCGTCGCGGGCACCGTGCTCTTCGCGATCACCGGCCACCCCGGCTGGGCCGTCGCCTGCGGCGTCCTGACCGCCGTCACCGCCGTCGACCTGTCGCTGGTGATCCGGCACATCCGGCAGGGCCCGCACTACCAGCCGGGCCGGGACGTCCCGCCGTACCGGCCCGTCAGCGAGCGCCGCGACCCCGGGGAGGGCCGGCGCGGCCCGTAG